In the Pseudomonas sp. DTU_2021_1001937_2_SI_NGA_ILE_001 genome, one interval contains:
- a CDS encoding IclR family transcriptional regulator, whose product MPKTANPASSQELDDKKARSTVQSLAKGFRVLEAFSADNEELTLSQIAATSELDPGTTFRMLNTLVELGYVSRIPESRRFALTLKVLDLGFHAIARTDLRSIVRPILRGLVSETNEAASFAVLQGADVLYLERVRAGITRLGVDIRVGTTVPATQTAIGQSMLAFLPAADLDKVQQLTPLMPFILKPHAGELPLAQILQGIREQGHILTESLFTDGLRILAVPVLDLDGYPVGAISIAAPAVRCTAEELRSRALQSTQEAARAIGKALQANGSIGPGT is encoded by the coding sequence ATGCCGAAGACTGCAAATCCTGCTTCCTCTCAAGAACTCGACGACAAGAAAGCGCGCAGTACCGTCCAGTCCCTGGCCAAGGGCTTTCGTGTACTGGAGGCCTTTTCCGCCGATAACGAAGAACTGACCCTCAGCCAGATCGCCGCCACCTCCGAGCTGGATCCCGGCACCACCTTCCGCATGCTCAATACCCTGGTGGAACTGGGCTACGTGTCGCGCATTCCGGAGAGCCGCCGCTTCGCCCTGACCCTCAAGGTGCTCGACCTCGGCTTTCATGCCATCGCCCGTACCGACCTGCGCAGCATCGTGCGGCCCATCCTGCGCGGGCTGGTCAGCGAAACCAACGAGGCGGCCAGCTTCGCGGTGCTGCAAGGCGCCGACGTGCTGTACCTGGAGCGCGTGCGCGCCGGTATCACGCGTCTGGGCGTGGACATCCGCGTCGGCACCACGGTGCCGGCCACCCAGACCGCCATCGGCCAGTCGATGCTGGCGTTCCTTCCCGCTGCCGATCTCGACAAGGTGCAGCAGCTCACCCCGCTGATGCCCTTCATCCTCAAACCCCACGCCGGTGAATTACCTCTGGCGCAGATCCTCCAGGGCATTCGCGAGCAGGGGCACATCCTCACCGAGTCGCTGTTCACCGATGGCCTGAGGATCCTCGCCGTACCGGTGCTGGACCTCGATGGCTACCCGGTGGGGGCGATCAGCATCGCTGCGCCAGCCGTGCGCTGCACCGCCGAAGAACTGCGCAGCCGCGCCCTGCAGTCCACGCAGGAAGCGGCGCGGGCGATCGGCAAGGCACTGCAGGCCAACGGCAGCATCGGTCCCGGTACATGA
- a CDS encoding acylase, with translation MQVGRSFSISALAVALVFQAGCTRDALPRGETEIRWTSYGIPHIRAHDERGLGYGVGYAYARDNLCLLSEEVLTARGERSRYMGREGQSSARLDNLSSDLFFTWLNDEQAVDAFWRAQPEPARQLLAGYVAGFNRYLRDNGAPEACRGAAWVRPLQESDMVRLIHRLMVEGGIGRFAEPLLAATPPAAEASQARIDTRRIQGSVYERGSNAIAVGAERSENGRGLLLGNPHFPWSGALRFYQMHLTIPGQLDVMGAALPGLPVINIGFNRTLAWTHTVDTSGHFTLRRLTLDPKDPQRYLVDGRSYPLRSHEVQVQVREADGQLVTHRQVIHESRYGPLIKWSGVADWDRQHAYAFQDANLANTRALEQWYAMNHAGSVAELRDVVQRIQGIPWVNTLAADQQGQTAYMNVSVVPNLSLKQLHGCVDPALQARGLPGLDGSRSECDWQNAEGAVQPGIVPGGQLPVLLRRDFVQNANDSAWMSNPAQPLTGFSPLVSREGSALGLRARFALAQLAAQDPQPITAPFLKGLVSGERVHAADLLLDDLLQWCAALKPGSEFERACVAMQQWDRTASTQAGLGWLYFQGFAKSFIQAGQGWRQPFDPRDPLHTPSGIDWHSPAVANAVAERLRKAMAQVDALKLPADVTWGQLQAVERPGSEQPGQRIPIPGGDGHLGVYNAIQSVPQADGRLKVVSGSSYIQLVGFDDQGPVAQGLLAFSQSSDPASRHAADQTELFSRQAWQPLPFTEQQIDADPHLEVLRLKE, from the coding sequence ATTCAGGTGGGGCGATCTTTTTCAATCAGTGCGCTGGCCGTTGCGCTGGTCTTCCAGGCAGGTTGTACGCGTGATGCGCTGCCGCGCGGCGAAACCGAGATTCGCTGGACGTCCTACGGTATTCCGCATATCCGCGCCCATGACGAGCGCGGCCTCGGCTACGGCGTGGGCTACGCCTATGCACGCGACAATCTGTGTTTGCTCAGCGAGGAGGTGCTGACCGCGCGCGGTGAGCGTTCACGCTACATGGGGCGTGAAGGGCAGTCTTCGGCGCGCCTGGATAACCTCAGTTCGGACCTGTTTTTCACCTGGCTCAACGACGAGCAGGCAGTGGATGCGTTCTGGCGCGCCCAGCCGGAACCGGCCCGGCAGTTGCTGGCGGGCTACGTGGCCGGCTTCAACCGCTACCTGCGCGATAACGGCGCGCCTGAAGCCTGCCGCGGCGCAGCGTGGGTCAGGCCGTTGCAGGAAAGCGACATGGTGCGGCTCATCCATCGGCTGATGGTCGAAGGCGGCATCGGGCGTTTTGCCGAGCCGTTGCTGGCCGCCACCCCTCCCGCGGCCGAAGCGTCCCAGGCGCGTATCGATACCCGGCGCATCCAGGGCTCGGTCTACGAACGCGGCAGCAACGCCATCGCGGTGGGTGCCGAGCGTAGCGAGAACGGCCGTGGCCTGCTGTTGGGTAATCCGCACTTCCCATGGTCCGGTGCGCTGCGCTTCTACCAGATGCACCTGACCATTCCCGGCCAGCTCGACGTGATGGGCGCGGCACTGCCGGGGCTGCCGGTGATCAACATCGGCTTCAACCGCACCCTGGCCTGGACCCACACCGTGGACACCTCGGGGCACTTCACCCTGCGCCGCCTGACCCTCGACCCCAAGGACCCGCAGCGCTACCTGGTGGATGGCCGCAGCTATCCACTGCGCAGCCACGAAGTGCAGGTGCAGGTGCGCGAGGCTGACGGCCAACTGGTCACTCACCGCCAGGTGATCCACGAGTCGCGCTACGGGCCGCTGATCAAATGGTCCGGCGTGGCCGACTGGGACCGCCAGCATGCCTATGCCTTCCAGGATGCCAACCTGGCTAACACCCGGGCGCTGGAGCAGTGGTACGCGATGAACCACGCCGGCAGCGTGGCCGAACTGCGCGACGTGGTGCAGCGCATCCAGGGCATTCCCTGGGTCAACACCCTGGCCGCCGACCAGCAGGGCCAGACGGCCTACATGAACGTCTCGGTGGTGCCGAACCTCAGCCTCAAGCAGCTGCACGGCTGTGTCGACCCGGCGCTGCAGGCGCGGGGCCTGCCGGGCCTGGACGGCAGCCGCAGCGAATGCGACTGGCAGAACGCCGAAGGCGCTGTGCAGCCGGGTATCGTGCCCGGTGGGCAACTGCCTGTGCTGCTGCGCAGGGACTTCGTGCAGAACGCCAATGACAGCGCCTGGATGAGCAACCCGGCACAACCGCTGACCGGCTTCTCGCCGTTGGTCAGTCGTGAAGGCTCGGCCCTCGGCCTGCGCGCACGCTTCGCACTCGCGCAGCTCGCTGCCCAGGACCCGCAGCCGATTACCGCGCCGTTCCTCAAGGGGTTGGTGAGTGGCGAAAGGGTGCATGCCGCCGACCTGCTGCTCGACGACCTGCTGCAATGGTGCGCGGCGCTCAAGCCCGGCAGCGAATTCGAGCGCGCCTGCGTGGCGATGCAGCAGTGGGATCGCACCGCCAGCACCCAGGCCGGCCTTGGCTGGCTGTACTTCCAGGGCTTCGCCAAATCGTTCATCCAGGCCGGGCAAGGCTGGCGCCAGCCCTTCGATCCGCGTGACCCCTTGCACACGCCCAGTGGCATCGACTGGCATTCGCCAGCGGTGGCCAATGCCGTGGCCGAAAGGCTGCGCAAGGCGATGGCGCAGGTCGACGCGCTGAAGCTGCCCGCCGACGTCACCTGGGGGCAGTTGCAGGCGGTCGAGCGCCCAGGCTCTGAACAGCCTGGCCAGCGCATCCCGATTCCGGGCGGTGACGGGCATCTGGGCGTGTACAACGCGATCCAGAGCGTGCCGCAGGCAGATGGCCGCCTCAAGGTGGTCAGTGGCAGCAGCTATATCCAGCTGGTCGGTTTCGACGACCAGGGGCCGGTGGCGCAGGGGCTGTTGGCGTTCTCGCAATCCAGCGACCCGGCTTCCCGACATGCCGCCGACCAGACTGAACTGTTCTCGCGGCAGGCCTGGCAGCCGCTGCCGTTTACCGAGCAGCAGATTGACGCCGACCCGCATCTGGAAGTGCTGCGCTTGAAGGAGTGA
- a CDS encoding sigma-70 family RNA polymerase sigma factor, whose protein sequence is MEQYYQGLVGYLTTRLRDRNLAADIAHEAYLKVLESRRLDQLEYPKAFLYRTAINLSVDLFRRGLIRQSESLDDALAQELPSVHSPQASLYQLQRAQLVMKALEELPEKCRQAFLLRKIDGLCHEDIASTMGLSKASVEKHIVNAMKHCRIRVFEMERLGDGQ, encoded by the coding sequence ATGGAACAGTACTATCAAGGCCTGGTGGGTTATCTGACCACGCGCCTGCGCGACCGTAATCTGGCCGCCGATATTGCGCATGAAGCGTACTTGAAAGTATTGGAAAGCCGCCGCCTGGATCAGCTCGAATACCCTAAGGCATTTCTTTATCGCACGGCAATCAACCTGAGCGTCGACCTGTTCCGGCGTGGTCTGATCCGCCAAAGCGAATCACTGGACGATGCCCTCGCCCAAGAGTTGCCCAGTGTGCACAGCCCGCAGGCGTCGTTGTATCAGTTGCAGCGCGCGCAACTGGTGATGAAAGCCCTGGAAGAGTTGCCTGAGAAGTGCCGACAGGCTTTTCTGTTGCGCAAGATCGACGGTCTTTGTCATGAAGACATCGCTTCGACCATGGGGCTGTCCAAGGCCAGTGTGGAAAAACACATCGTCAACGCCATGAAGCATTGCCGCATCCGGGTATTCGAAATGGAACGCCTGGGCGACGGACAGTAA
- a CDS encoding FecR family protein, which translates to MSSQLPQPVPDQHISDQAAHWCMRLHEADFSAEERAQLERWLASDPLHRQEFEAMQEIWALSEFLPPTTPAPPRAAAPVPAPRRASRRLLAIAATLAVSLPLAGLVGWNQGWIPDSYHRYASQSGLESVTLADGSEVQMNCGTRLSFANYQDRRSVTLSKGEAFFKVTHDAQHPFVVNAGQGQIQVTGTQFNVWTYGDSVVVTLSEGSVRVLSDTRTPEHVAYLSPGMQARYDAQHGDPQVAAASLDNALAWRNGRLVLDNLTLAEALPQINRYLETPVHLADKATAQLRIGGVYSTRDIDGLVQALPRVLPVVLTRNNEGQTVIARKSG; encoded by the coding sequence ATGTCGAGTCAGCTCCCCCAACCTGTGCCAGACCAGCACATCAGTGACCAAGCCGCACACTGGTGCATGCGTCTGCATGAAGCTGATTTCTCTGCCGAGGAACGTGCGCAGCTGGAACGCTGGCTGGCAAGCGACCCGTTGCATCGCCAGGAATTCGAGGCCATGCAGGAAATCTGGGCGCTCAGCGAATTCCTGCCTCCCACCACGCCAGCGCCGCCACGCGCCGCAGCCCCTGTCCCGGCACCACGGCGCGCAAGCCGCCGGCTGCTGGCCATTGCAGCTACCCTGGCCGTCAGCCTGCCGCTGGCTGGCCTGGTCGGTTGGAACCAGGGCTGGATTCCCGACAGCTATCACCGCTATGCCAGCCAGTCCGGCCTGGAGTCGGTCACCCTCGCCGATGGTTCCGAGGTGCAGATGAACTGCGGCACCCGCCTTTCGTTCGCCAACTACCAGGACCGGCGTAGCGTGACCTTGAGCAAGGGCGAGGCCTTCTTCAAGGTCACCCACGACGCCCAGCATCCTTTCGTGGTCAACGCCGGGCAGGGGCAGATCCAGGTCACCGGCACCCAGTTCAATGTCTGGACCTACGGCGATTCAGTGGTGGTGACCCTCAGCGAGGGCTCGGTCAGAGTGCTGAGCGACACCCGCACACCGGAACACGTGGCCTATCTCTCGCCGGGCATGCAGGCTCGCTACGACGCGCAGCATGGCGACCCGCAGGTGGCCGCTGCCTCACTGGACAATGCCCTGGCCTGGCGCAATGGCCGCCTGGTGCTCGACAACCTGACCCTGGCCGAAGCCCTGCCGCAGATCAACCGCTACCTCGAAACCCCGGTGCATCTGGCCGACAAGGCGACTGCCCAACTGCGTATCGGCGGTGTCTACAGCACCCGCGACATCGACGGTCTGGTGCAGGCGTTGCCCAGGGTGCTGCCGGTGGTGCTGACCCGCAACAACGAAGGCCAGACCGTCATCGCCCGCAAGTCCGGTTGA